Sequence from the Bacillus mesophilus genome:
ACACACCAAGATATTTATCACCCTGAGGTACAGTATCAATGAAATTATATTTAAGTGAAAATCAACTGACTGTTAATGAAGATATTTCAGTTACTTGGGGGGAACCATTAGTAACTATTCCCTTCTCACGTTCAGAAGCCTCAACTGCTATAACAATTGCTAATACCCACAGTATAAAACCTTTAGTAGGGATTCTTGCAGGAGAACATCAAACTAAAAGCTTTTCTGGCAATGAAAAAGCTTTTCAACGAATCCAGCTAGCTCTTCAGAAACAAGGAGGGCTAGCTTATGTTTTCACACCAAAAGGATGGCATTCTGACAGAGTTCATGCAGCGATATATGACTTTAAAAATAACAAATGGATTCATGCCTACTTTCCTCATCCTAATGTAGTCTACAACAGAATACCCTTTCGAAGGCAAGAAACAAAAAGAAGTTTTCAAAACATCAGGGAAGCGTGTGATATCAGGAACATTCCTTTCTTTAACGATTCATTCTTGCAAAAGTCGGAAATATTTGAATGGCTTTCTAAAAATGAACACCTTGTATCCTATCTTCCCGTAACAAAAAATCTAACCAACTTAGATTCCTTTTACTCAATGATGAAACAATTTAAGAAGGTTTACTTAAAACCTTCTAGTGGCAAAAAGGGTAAGGGAATTATTGTGGTTGAACAGATTAATAAAAATGAATGGAAGGTTGAAACTGTAAAAGATTCATTTTCAAACATCGAGACTACTGAGTTAATTGAAAATTGGATATCCCCCAAAATAGTGGATCACTATATCATTCAGCAAGGAATTCAACCTTTAAAGTGGAATGGTACTCGTTTTGATTACCGAGTCTTAGTTCATCGAAAAAACAAAAAGGAATTCATTATTAGTGGAATTGGGGTAAGACAATCACAGAAACAGGAGATTACAACACATCTCCCTGCTGGCGGAAAAATCATTCCTTTTAGATCCCTGCCTTTTCAGGAGGACGAAATAGCTATTCATTCAATAGTGAATGAAATAGGCAATACTATAAATTCTCAAAGCAGAACCTTTGGAGAGTTCTCGATTGATATGGGTAAGAGTGTTACTGGTGAACTCTACATCTTTGAAATTAACGCAAAGCCAATGGTTTTCGATGAGGATGATATTCGAGCCCAAGGTCTTGAAAACTTGACACGTTACTTTCGTTATCTTTCAGAAAAAAGGTAACAAAAGTAACTTTTTTTACATTTAGATTTTAACAAATTCTTATATTCTGATATGCTAAAGGCAAGGAAAGATGATTCCCTACTAATTGGGTCTCCTTTAAAACATGTCAAGGAAGCGATTATGATGCTATCTCACTTTAACTTTAAACCCTTATTTAAAGATCAATCCCTGCCAGGTTGGTATATCCGCTTTTACTATAAAGGTAATCTCTACGAAGCAACCTATCAAAAGGATGGCAGCATAGATTGGAAAGAGGAACAACCTTCCTCTGAAGATTTACCGAGTGTAGTCTCACAGATTCATGAACTTATGTTATTTCATGTATATGATTCGTAGGATTTCGTTTAATTCCTTCCTATTTTACACATGTTAAAATACGGAGGAGGTTTTATAATGAAGAAAAAAGTAGATGCAAAATTTAGAGATGACCTTCCTAACGAAGGGAAGGAAAAAGCGTATTTAGATGTGGACCGTATGATCAATGAAGGTTTATCAGGTGGTTCTGTGCATGAACGAGAAGAAATGGCAAACATTGAGGAAACCATCCACCTTCCAAAAGAAGACCCACCAAATAAATAAACTGGAGAATAGCTTGGAGATTTCCAGGCTATTTTTTTACCAAACAAAAAGAAACCTTGTGTTGGTGGTTTCTCTAACAGGAACTACCTCGTACTCTTTTTCTCTTAACTCTTTTCTATATTTTACTTTTTAGTTCTCCTAAAATCTTGGTGATACTGATCAAGCATTAGACCCTGAAAATGCCTCAAAACTAAATTATAATCTTCTTGTTTATTTTTTGAAGTACCCACTAGTTTTTCTGTTCCTTCATTATTCACCTTCTTAATTCTAAAACTTCTCCCATTTTTTAGACTCCTCCCTATCACCTTTACTTTCTTATATGACAAATAGGATAAGTAACCATTTTTTAAATAAATGGGATTTTTGCCTATTTCTAGTCTGTTGGGATTAGTCCCTTTTTGAGGGTCTAGTTAAAAAGATAAGGCTATTTCGTATAGATTGTTGCTTTCGTAAAAATCCTAAAAGCCGGATTTTTACTTGGTAGTACATTGTCCCGTGCTTTAAATAAAGAAAGTTGCTCTTTTCTAACTAGTAAAACTCGATTTTACAGATAAAAAGGAGAATTTTTGGATTGAAAAGCAACAATGTTTTAGAAAAGAGCCAAAAATAAAGGCGTGAACCTCTATGATTTCACGCCTTTATCTTTTATGATGATATCTTCAGTTTTAATATTATTATTTAGAAACCAGGACCAAATCCTGGGAATCCTCCATAACCTGGTCCGCCGAATCCTGGTGTTGGCGCTCCGTATCCACCATAACCTGCGCCTGGTGTTCCGTATCCACCAAAGCCTACTCCCGGTGCTGCTGGGTAACCGTATCCGCCAAAGCCAGGTCCTGGTGCACCTGGATAACCGTAACCACCAAAGCCAGGTCCTGGTCCGTATCCTGGATAATCTGGTCCGTCCAGTAATTCTCCTCCTAAGAACCCTAATCCTGCTCCTATTAGTCCAGTTGTAAGAGGACCACCTAATCCGCCAAAACCAATGTGTCTCTGTTGTGGTTGTACTGGTGCACGATAAGCATTTCTATACATTGAACAGTTCCCCTTTCATTTCTAAACCCAATTTGTTTTACAACACTACAGCCTATGATTAGTAAGATAAATGGTTTGGGCGTATGCCTTAGATTTAAAATGATTAGGTGTATGCCTACTAATTTTCTACCTTGTTCTCAAGATTTTTTATTTTAGATAGGTGTTGTTATAATAAATAAAAGGCTTGTAAAATTTATTATGACTACAGCCAAAAAATAAAATCTGTTAAAGAGTGTATCACACCAGTTTTCGTATCATCTTTAATAGAACAAAAAAGGAAACAATCAAATGATAGATAAATTAAAAATTCAATTTCCTAGCTTGCGTGTACAAGATTCACTCTCTCTTCAGGAGCAATATGAATATTATAGATTGGAAAACGGGCTATACCTTTCAATCCTAAAGGATGAGTTAACCGAAAATGACCGTACTCTGCTTTCGGTTTTTCTTACTCCTATTTCTACAAGTAATCAAAACCAATCTCCACAGCAAACACTTTGGAAAAATATCTTTCTTAATAATGATGTAACTACCATACAATCTTTATCTCAACAATACGATGAGAATAGTATGTTTAGACTTATTCACTTCTATATCCAAACAGAGGTAGATCGTATTCCTTTTGAAGAAGCTGTCTCCTCTCTTTCACTTATTGAACCATTGGTTATTTGGATAGGGCCAAATAGTGGTGTAATTGTGGAACAAATTAAACAAGACATGATTCAATTAGAAGAACTCATTGACCTACAAAATGCAATAACCACTGATTTTTATACAGATTTGTATTTTTATATAGGTGCGACTTTTTCAGTATCTAATTCCATCCATGACCAATACAACTGGGAAACACGTTGTTTTCAGCTCTCAAAATTAAAAATCAAAAATAAGAACATATATCGATTTTATGAAACGATTCCATACGTTTTGTTAAAGGAAACTAGTGAAGACACTACATATAAAATTGAGAGCTTGGTAAAGGATTTTTCTGCTGAAGATTTACAATCCATCAAGGTGTATATTGAAAATGGTTTAAATGTTTCATTGGCAGCAAAAAAGTTGTTCATGCATCGCAATAGCCTGCAGTATAGGGTAGATAAATTTATTGATAAAACAGGAGTAGATATTAAGTCATTTGATGGTGCGCTTGTCATTTACTTAGCCATTATCAGCCAAAATTAGGGGCAATTTGTATACATGCCCAAAATGTAAGCGCATTTTTTGTGCACTATTCACGTTTTCTATAAGAATCCCCTAGGTTA
This genomic interval carries:
- a CDS encoding YheC/YheD family protein, producing the protein MKLYLSENQLTVNEDISVTWGEPLVTIPFSRSEASTAITIANTHSIKPLVGILAGEHQTKSFSGNEKAFQRIQLALQKQGGLAYVFTPKGWHSDRVHAAIYDFKNNKWIHAYFPHPNVVYNRIPFRRQETKRSFQNIREACDIRNIPFFNDSFLQKSEIFEWLSKNEHLVSYLPVTKNLTNLDSFYSMMKQFKKVYLKPSSGKKGKGIIVVEQINKNEWKVETVKDSFSNIETTELIENWISPKIVDHYIIQQGIQPLKWNGTRFDYRVLVHRKNKKEFIISGIGVRQSQKQEITTHLPAGGKIIPFRSLPFQEDEIAIHSIVNEIGNTINSQSRTFGEFSIDMGKSVTGELYIFEINAKPMVFDEDDIRAQGLENLTRYFRYLSEKR
- a CDS encoding YheE family protein codes for the protein MLSHFNFKPLFKDQSLPGWYIRFYYKGNLYEATYQKDGSIDWKEEQPSSEDLPSVVSQIHELMLFHVYDS
- a CDS encoding PucR family transcriptional regulator, whose product is MIDKLKIQFPSLRVQDSLSLQEQYEYYRLENGLYLSILKDELTENDRTLLSVFLTPISTSNQNQSPQQTLWKNIFLNNDVTTIQSLSQQYDENSMFRLIHFYIQTEVDRIPFEEAVSSLSLIEPLVIWIGPNSGVIVEQIKQDMIQLEELIDLQNAITTDFYTDLYFYIGATFSVSNSIHDQYNWETRCFQLSKLKIKNKNIYRFYETIPYVLLKETSEDTTYKIESLVKDFSAEDLQSIKVYIENGLNVSLAAKKLFMHRNSLQYRVDKFIDKTGVDIKSFDGALVIYLAIISQN